A region from the Camelus ferus isolate YT-003-E chromosome 1, BCGSAC_Cfer_1.0, whole genome shotgun sequence genome encodes:
- the USF3 gene encoding LOW QUALITY PROTEIN: basic helix-loop-helix domain-containing protein USF3 (The sequence of the model RefSeq protein was modified relative to this genomic sequence to represent the inferred CDS: inserted 1 base in 1 codon): MPEMTENETPTKKQHRKKNRETHNAVERHRKKKINAGINRIGELIPCSPALKQSKNMILDQAFKYITELKRQNDELLLNGGNNEQAEEIKKLRKQLEEIQKENGRYIELLKANDICLYDDPTIHWKGNLKNSKVSVVIPSDQVQKNIIVYSNGSQPGGNSQGTAVQGITFNVGHNLQKQTANVVPVQRTCNLVTPVSISGVYPPENKPWQQTTVSALAANQPVPLCLPATISAQNILELSTSESESSMLSATSGSLIAVPVGPEPPQHRSLHPCLNDQNSSENKNGHESPKLLKKTVPCATSISIPSATATKVHSGSKSCSSTQDFRSDFQTTFVVSVTTTICSQPPRSVSDSCPVSTSKGADLTSVTAVVASSAPGGGKTTTPVSSLSANPIDNGWTLSCSLPSSAVSASDLKNMNSLTRISSAGNTQTTWTTLQLAGNTIQPLSQTPSSAVTPVLSESGTSLTTANHSRQVAPGINLNTSFLADVQPVEQVVVTLPSCPSLPMQPLIAQPQVKSQPPKNILPLNSAMQVIQMAQPVGSAVNAAPANPNVIILQPPSTTPCPTMMRAEVPNQTVGQQIVIIQAANQNPLPLLSAPPPGSVRLPVNGANAIIGSNNSVQNVSTPQTFGGKHLVHILPRPSSLSTSNSTQTFSVTMSNQPQQPQTISLNGQLFALQPVMSSSGTTSQTPMQIIQPTTSEDPNTNVALNTFGALASLNQSISQMAGQSCVQLSISQPANPPIAANSQTTLANCVSLTTTVAPPMTTDNSATLPSTYNLVTTPSVNTVACLPNMKSKRLNKKPSGKKHLAVNKSACTLNPVRDVGKLDLPSTEGSAEPSCNDGLLDSLPVVLPSVTVSQANSVSVSGSHSLDVLNSEPVIPESVPKSKSAEESSLPSQESVTSEHFAVAPAKSKDSSPILQREMSQDKPPIGLALPDAAKSCTSANVLISPATDPHALVSQVSDLSSTTSTSSTDCVSEVEVIAEPCRAEQDPSDTVQTTGLLKGQGLTALLSGLAKXKNPQKSSLSVQVDPPDFSSGNSKIVDSNVDLHPKQELLLMNSDDRDPGQHHSCIPDQEVINGSLLSRQADSPMSTSSGSSRSFSVASMLPETTREDVTSNATTNTCDSCTFVEQTDIVALAARAIFDQENLEKGRAGTQADIREVTSKSSEASSLEGDQPFKTQISKENGPGQAEATPNEFHSQDSVEATVDRPLEKPSCSIGIKTSNAALQVSTSQPPTITSLSVNNLIHQSSINHPLVSCAGLSQTSEQATVPATVNLTVSSSSYGSQPPGPSLMTEYSQEQLNTMAGTLPNPQIQESLLKPSHENRKDSAKRAVQDDLLLSSAKRQKHCQPAPLRLEGLSLMSRTPDSISEQTQMMIGQIPPNSSNSVVPISNPTHGDGLTRLFPPGNNFVAPALRQNEVQCSSQPSVAEQQQTQASQHLQALQQHVPAQGVPHLHSNHLYLKQQQQQQQQQQAGQLRERHHLYQLQHHVPHAESSVHSQPHSIHQQRTLQQEVQMQKKRNLVQGTQTSQLALQPKHHGNDQSRPKSGQPHPHHQQMQQQMQQHFGSSQPEKSCENPSTSRNHHNHPQNHLNQDIMHQQQDVGSRPQGSGVSSEHVPGHNPMQRLLTSRGIEQQMVSQPSIVTRPSDMTCTPHRPERNRVSSYSAEALIGKTSSNSEQRMGISIQGSRVSDQLEMRSYLDVPRNKSLAIHNMQGRVDHTVASDIRLSDCQTFKPSGASQQPQSNFEVQSSRNNEIGNPVSSLRSMQSQAFRISQNPGPPPIDRQKRLPYPPVQSIPTGNAIPPRDSENTCHQSFMQSLLAPHLGDQVIGSQRSLSEHQRNTQCGPPSAIEYNCPPTHESVHIRREGESQNRESCDMSLGAINTRNSTLNIPFSSSSSSGDIQGRNTSPNVSVQKSNPMRITDSHGTKGHMNPPVTSNMHGVARPALPHPSVSHGNTDQGPPVRQTNSSVPQRSRHPLQDSSGSKIRQPERNRSGNQRHSNVFDPSLPHLPLSTSGSMILGRQQPTAEKRGSIVRFMPDSPQVPNDNSAPDQHTLSQNFGFPFIPEGGMNPPINANTSFIPQVTQPSATRTPALIPVDPQNTLPSFYPPYSPAHPTLSNDISIPYFSNQMFSNPSTEKVNSGTLNNRFGSILSPPRPVGFAQPSFPLLPDMPPMHMTNSHLSNFNMTSLFPEIATALPDGSAMSPLLTIANSSASDSSKQSSNRPAHNISHILGHDCSSAV, translated from the exons TGGAGAGgcatagaaagaagaaaatcaatgcTGGGATAAACAGAATTGGAGAGCTGATCCCATGTTCCCCTGCCCTGAAACAG AGCAAGAATATGATCCTGGACCAAGCCTTTAAATATATAACAGAGTTGAAAAGGCAAAATGATGAACTCCTGCTTAACGGAGGAAACAATGAACAAG ctgaagaaattaaaaagctacGTAAACAACTGGaagaaattcaaaaggaaaacgGCCGATACATTGAATTACTAAAAGCAAACGACATATGTTTATATGATGACCCTACCATCCACTGGAAAGGAAATCTTAAAAACTCAAAGGTCTCTGTTGTTATTCCCAGTGACCAGGTTCAAAAAAATATCATTGTTTATTCCAATGGGAGTCAGCCTGGTGGAAacagccagggaacagctgttcaAGGGATAACCTTTAATGTTGGTCATAATTTACAAAAGCAGACTGCCAACGTGGTGCCAGTGCAGAGGACTTGCAATCTTGTGACTCCAGTGTCTATTTCTGGAGTTTACCCTCCCGAAAACAAGCCATGGCAGCAGACTACAGTTTCTGCATTGGCTGCCAACCAGCCTGTTCCCCTTTGTCTTCCTGCTACCATTTCTGCTCAAAATATTCTCGAGCTTTCCACCTCCGAAAGCGAATCGAGTATGCTCAGTGCCACCAGTGGCTCACTGATCGCTGTTCCCGTTGGGCCTGAACCTCCGCAGCATCGTTCCCTGCACCCATGTCTAAATGATCaaaattcttctgaaaataaGAACGGGCACGAGAGCCCCAAATTATTGAAGAAAACAGTCCCTTGTGCCACAAGCATCTCCATCCCCTCAGCAACTGCCACTAAAGTGCACTCTGGAAGCAAGTCCTGCTCAAGCACACAGGATTTCAGAAGTGATTTTCAAACCacttttgttgtttctgttacCACCACGAtctgctcccagcctcccagaTCTGTGAGTGACTCTTGTCCAGTGAGCACGAGCAAGGGTGCAGACTTGACAAGTGTTACCGCCGTGGTGGCCTCATCTGCCCCTGGAGGAGGGAAGACCACCACTCCTGTCAGCTCCCTTTCTGCAAACCCAATAGACAATGGTTGGACCCTTTCTTGTTCTTTGCCTTCTTCAGCTGTTAGTGcttcagatttaaaaaacatgaatagCCTTACCCGAATTTCCTCAGCTGGAAACACGCAGACGACATGGACTACTTTGCAATTGGCAGGAAACACTATTCAGCCCTTAAGCCAGACACCGTCTTCTGCTGTGACTCCAGTATTAAGTGAGTCTGGTACCAGCCTCACCACAGCCAACCACAGTAGACAGGTGGCTCCAGGCATCAACCTGAATACTTCCTTTCTAGCAGATGTGCAGCCAGTTGAGCAAGTAGTTGTAACCTTGCCTTCTTGTCCATCCTTACCTATGCAGCCACTGATTGCCCAGCCACAAGTTAAATCTCAGCCTCCAAAAAATATCCTTCCATTGAATTCAGCAATGCAAGTGATTCAGATGGCTCAGCCAGTGGGGTCGGCTGTGAATGCAGCCCCAGCTAATCCAAACGTGATCATTCTTCAGCCACCCAGCACCACCCCGTGCCCAACAATGATGAGGGCAGAGGTTCCCAACCAAACAGTAGGTCAGCAGATAGTGATCATACAGGCAGCTAATCAGAATCCTTTGCCACTCCTCTCGGCTCCACCCCCTGGTTCTGTTCGACTCCCTGTCAATGGAGCCAATGCGATAATAGGGTCTAATAATTCAGTGCAAAATGTTTCGACTCCACAAACTTTTGGAGGTAAACATCTTGTCCACATATTACCAAGACCTTCATCTTTATCAACATCTAATTCAACACAAACTTTCTCTGTTACCATGTCAAACCAACCACAACAGCCTCAAACCATTTCTTTAAATGGACAGCTCTTTGCTTTGCAGCCTGTGATGTCTTCATCAGGAACTACAAGTCAAACCCCTATGCAAATTATTCAGCCCACCACCAGCGAAGATCCAAATACCAATGTTGCCCTGAATACATTTGGCGCTTTGGCCAGCCTCAATCAAAGTATATCACAGATGGCTGGGCAAAGCTGTGTACAATTGTCTATTAGCCAGCCTGCGAATCCTCCGATTGCTGCAAATAGTCAGACCACCCTGGCTAACTGTGTTTCATTAACAACCACTGTAGCACCTCCTATGACAACAGATAATTCAGCCACACTACCCAGTACTTATAATCTAGTGACCACTCCCTCAGTGAACACTGTGGCTTGTTTGCCTAACATGAAGTCCAAAAGGTTGAATAAGAAGCCAAGTGGCAAGAAACACTTAGCTGTTAACAAGTCAGCCTGCACCCTGAATCCAGTCAGAGATGTGGGCAAGTTAGACCTCCCCAGCACCGAAGGCTCAGCAGAGCCATCGTGTAATGATGGACTGCTGGACAGCCTCCCTGTTGTGTTGCCCTCTGTCACTGTGTCCCAGGCAAATAGTGTAAGTGTTTCTGGTTCACATTCTTTGGATGTTCTCAACTCTGAACCCGTGATACCTGAGTCTGTACCTAAATCTAAGTCAGCAGAAGAGTCTAGCTTGCCCTCCCAAGAATCCGTGACAAGTGAACATTTTGCAGTAGCCCCAGCAAAATCCAAAGATTCTTCCCCCATTTTGCAACGAGAGATGTCTCAGGATAAGCCACCAATTGGTTTGGCATTGCCAGATGCTGCCAAATCCTGCACTTCCGCCAACGTGTTGATTTCACCTGCAACTGATCCCCATGCTTTGGTTTCTCAGGTTTCTGATTTGTCATCTACCACGAGCACTTCAAGTACAGACTGTGTTTCTGAGGTAGAAGTCATTGCTGAAccttgcagggctgagcaagatCCATCAGATACAGTGCAAACCACAGGTCTCTTAAAGGGGCAGGGTTTAACTGCATTGCTGTCTGGTCTTGCTa gaaaaaaccctcagaaATCATCTCTTTCAGTCCAGGTGGACCCTCCTGACTTTTCTTCAGGAAATTCTAAGATAGTTGATTCAAATGTTGATTTACATCCGAAACAGGAGCTGTTACTGATGAACAGTGATGACAGAGATCCAGGACAGCATCATTCCTGCATCCCTGATCAGGAGGTTATTAATGGCTCTTTGCTCAGTAGGCAGGCTGACTCTCCCATGTCGACCAGCTCGGGCAGTAGTCGTAGTTTCTCAGTTGCATCCATGCTTCCTGAGACAACTAGAGAGGATGTCACCAGCAATGCGACGACTAATACGTGTGACAGCTGCACCTTTGTGGAGCAAACTGATATCGTCGCTCTGGCAGCGAGGGCTATTTTTGACCAGGAGAACCTCGAGAAGGGAAGAGCTGGCACCCAGGCTGATATAAGGGAAGTTACTTCAAAATCTTCTGAAGCATCCTCTTTAGAGGGAGACCAGCCTTTCAAAACACAGATATCTAAAGAGAATGGCCCAGGACAGGCAGAAGCAACACCAAATGAATTTCATTCTCAGGATTCGGTCGAAGCAACTGTGGATAGGCCCCTTGAAAAACCAAGTTGTTCTATAGGAATTAAAACGTCAAATGCTGCTTTACAGGTTTCCACTTCTCAGCCACCAACCATCACCAGTTTAAGTGTGAACAATCTTATCCATCAGAGCAGCATCAACCATCCTCTGGTCAGCTGCGCTGGTTTATCCCAAACTTCAGAGCAAGCAACTGTTCCAGCCACGGTTAATCTGACGGTTTCATCTAGCTCCTATGGCAGTCAGCCCCCCGGACCGTCTCTGATGACCGAATACTCCCAAGAACAGCTAAATACCATGGCTGGTACCCTACCAAATCCACAGATTCAAGAGTCCCTCTTAAAGCCAAGTCATGAAAACCGCAAAGACTCTGCTAAGCGTGCTGTCCAAGATGACCTCTTACTGTCTTCAGCCAAACGTCAAAAGCACTGTCAACCAGCCCCCCTCCGGCTTGAGGGTCTGTCCCTGATGAGCCGAACTCCAGACAGCATTTCCGAGCAAACTCAAATGATGATTGGTCAGATCCCTCCCAACTCTTCAAATTCTGTTGTGCCAATCAGCAACCCCACCCATGGAGATGGCCTTACACGATTATTTCCACCCGGTAACAACTTCGTGGCCCCTGCACTGAGGCAGAATGAGGTTCAGTGCAGTTCTCAGCCTTCTGTTGCTGAGCAGCAACAAACCCAGGCCAGCCAACATCTGCAGGCCCTGCAACAGCATGTTCCAGCTCAAGGGGTCCCTCACCTGCACAGTAATCATCTCTActtaaagcagcagcagcagcagcagcaacagcagcaagcAGGGCAGTTAAGAGAAAGGCATCACTTATATCAACTGCAGCATCACGTCCCTCACGCAGAGAGCTCTGTCCACTCTCAGCCCCACAGCATCCACCAACAGAGAACTCTGCAACAGGAAGTTCAGATGCAGAAGAAGAGGAATCTTGTTCAGGGCACTCAGACCTCTCAGCTTGCTTTACAACCCAAGCACCACGGAAATGACCAGTCCCGACCCAAGAGTGGTCAGCCTCACCCCCACCATCAGCAGATGCAGCAGCAGATGCAGCAGCACTTCGGGAGCTCCCAGCCCGAGAAGAGTTGTGAAAACCCCTCAACGAGCCGGAACCACCATAACCATCCCCAGAACCATCTCAACCAAGACATTATGCACCAGCAGCAGGATGTAGGAAGCCGGCCACAAGGCTCAGGGGTTTCTTCTGAACATGTACCTGGGCATAATCCAATGCAGAGGCTTTTGACATCAAGAGGCATAGAGCAGCAGATGGTCTCCCAACCAAGTATTGTGACGAGGCCTTCCGACATGACCTGTACTCCACACAGGCCAGAGAGAAATAGAGTTTCAAGTTATTCTGCGGAGGCACTCATTGGAAAGACATCTTCTAATTCAGAGCAGAGAATGGGTATATCGATTCAGGGTTCCAGAGTTTCCGATCAGCTTGAAATGAGAAGCTACCTTGATGTTCCCAGAAATAAGAGTTTGGCCATTCATAATATGCAGGGTCGTGTGGACCATACCGTTGCCTCAGATATCCGCCTTTCTGACTGTCAGACATTTAAACCAAGTGGAGCCAGTCAGCAGCCTCAGAGTAATTTTGAAGTACAGTCttcaagaaataatgaaataggtAACCCTGTGTCCTCCTTGAGGAGTATGCAGTCCCAGGCTTTTCGAATTAGTCAGAACCCTGGTCCACCACCAATCGACCGCCAAAAGAGATTACCTTATCCACCAGTTCAGAGCATCCCGACCGGAAATGCCATCCCACCAAGGGACAGTGAAAATACGTGTCACCAGAGTTTCATGCAGAGTTTACTTGCCCCTCACCTTGGTGATCAGGTCATTGGGAGCCAGAGATCGCTCTCAGAACATCAGAGGAATACACAGTGTGGCCCACCTTCTGCAATTGAATATAATTGTCCCCCAACTCATGAAAGTGTCCATATTAGAAGAGAGGGTGAGAGTCAGAATCGGGAGAGTTGTGACATGTCCCTAGGGGCAATTAACACCAGGAACAGCACCTTGAATATTCCTTTTTCGAGTTCTTCTTCTTCAGGAGATATTCAAGGTCGAAATACAAGTCCCAATGTTTCTGTGCAGAAGTCCAATCCCATGAGGATTACTGACAGTCACGGGACCAAGGGCCACATGAACCCTCCAGTCACAAGCAACATGCATGGGGTTGCAAGGCCAGCTCTGCCACATCCGTCTGTGTCTCATGGAAACACTGACCAAGGGCCTCCCGTACGTCAGACTAATTCTTCAGTTCCCCAGCGATCAAGACATCCCTTGCAAGACAGCAGTGGTTCCAAAATTCGTCAGCCTGAAAGGAATCGCTCTGGAAACCAAAGACATAGTAATGTCTTTGATCCAAGtcttccccaccttcctctgTCTACTAGTGGCAGTATGATTCTTGGACGCCAGCAACCCACTGCAGAAAAGAGAGGAAGTATTGTTCGTTTCATGCCTGATAGCCCACAAGTTCCGAATGACAATTCAGCACCTGACCAGCACACACTATCACAaaattttggttttccttttattcccgAGGGTGGCATGAATCCACCAATAAACGCGAATACTTCTTTCATTCCACAGGTTACTCAGCCTAGTGCCACTCGGACTCCAGCCCTTATCCCTGTAGATCCCCAAAATACTCTACCTTCCTTCTATCCCCCATACTCTCCTGCTCACCCTACACTGTCCAATGATATTTCCATCCCCTACTTTTCTAATCAAATGTTCTCAAATCCTAGCACAGAGAAGGTAAACAGTGGAACTTTAAATAACCGATTTGGATCCATTTTATCTCCTCCCAGACCTGTTGGTTTTGCCCAACCAAgttttcctcttctccctgatATGCCACCAATGCACATGACCAACTCTCACTTATCCAATTTTAATATGACATCTTTGTTTCCAGAAATAGCTACAGCTCTTCCCGATGGCTCAGCAATGTCACCTTTGCTTACAATAGCAAACTCCTCTGCCTCCGACTCTTCCAAGCAGTCCTCAAACAGACCTGCCCACAACATAAGCCATATTTTAGGTCATGATTGCAGTTCAGCTGTTTAA